The bacterium genome contains the following window.
ACCGGCCTTGAGGGACTGTTCCTGCTGACAGCGATCCCGGCTGCCCTGGGCGGCATGGTTTCCTGGCTGCCGCGCCCCGGCGCCATGCCGCCAAAGGGGGTCTCCCACCAGGGGTATGTCAATTTCCTCAGGGCCCCTGGCCTGAGGAAGCTTTACCTGGCCATCTTCATCGTAGGGATGATCTGGGGCGTGGTTCCCACCCTGATGGCCTTGCACCTCAAGAGCAGCGCCATCACCATGGTGTACTACTTCACACCGTTCACGGCAGCCCTCTTCGCAGGCCGCTTTATCATCATCCCCCTGCTGGCGCGTTTTCCCAGGAAACTGCTTGTAGCGGGTGGGCTCATCCTCATGGGGGCGTCCCATCTGTCGGTGGTGCTTTTCCGGACTCCCCAGACCGCCATCCTGGGAGGCACTGTCCTGGGGATAGGGTACAGCTTCGAGTACCCAACTCTGAGCGTGTGGATATCGGAGCGGTTCGCGCCGGAGGACCGGGGGAAACCGGTGGCCCTGCTCAACATGGTCTTCCACACCGGCATCTTCATCACCCCCCTCATCGGAGGGTGGGTCACAGACCGGTTCTCGCTGGGTGCATACCTGATCTTCCTCGTTGCCCTTGCTTTCACAACAGCCGGAGGGATGGCCTTTCTCAGAAACGATCGATTACAAGGGGGCTAAGGCATCGATAACCCATGGAGGAAATGATGAACAAACCACTGATCGTGGTCACCGGGGCAAGCTCCGGTATCGGTGAGGAGATCGCACCCCACAATGTGCGCTTTACAGTTATCTCGCCGGGCCTGGTGGAGACGGAACTGCTGAGCCATTCAAGCGATGAGGAACTGCGGGAAAGTTTCGAGAACCTGAAGGGGAAGATGGACGGATTTCTCCAACCGGCAGACGTTGCCGGTGCCGTAATGTACGCCTACAGACAGCCCCCCAACGTCTGTATCCGGGAGATCGTCCTGGCGCCGACAAAGCAGATCAGATAAAGCTGATTCCAGATTCAAAAAGAACGGCCCCCGTGAATCCGGGGGCCGTTCTGCGATCATCAGGTTGAAAATGTGGAGGTGGAACCGGTCACAATTTCAGTTTGAACTTGTCGGCGATGACGTTGTAGTAGGCGTTCTCCGATACCGAACCCCAGACACCCACCTGCTCTTTGAACTTCTTGAAGGCCTCGTGGACCTTGCGGGACATTGCGTTTTTGTCGGCCTCCTCCTCCAGGGTCTCCTTGGCCAGTTTGCGAAGGTCATCCAGAAGCGGTTCCGGGAAGCGCACCAGGTTGACGTTGTGCTGGGATATGAGCTCCTGGAGGGCCGTACCGTTGCCGGCCTCGAACTCTGACAGGCTCCACATGTTGGTCTCGGCGGCAACCATATCGAGGGCGACCTGAAGGTCTTTCGGCAGGCTGTCGTATACCGTCTTGTTGAAGATGACCTCGAGGCACGTTCCCGGCTCGTGCCAGCCCGGGTAATAGTAATACTTGGCGGCCTTGTAAAAGCCCATCCTCAGGTCGTGCATGGGTCCGACCCACTCCGTGGCATCGATGACGCCGCGTTCCAGGGAGGTGAAGATCTCTCCGCCGGCAAGAAGAACAACCGTGCCGCCGGCCTTGGCGATGACCTTGCCGCCCAGGCCCGGGATCCTCATCTTGAGACCCTTGAAGTCCTCGATGGTGTTCATCTCCTTGCGGAACCACCCGCCCATCTGGACACCGGTGTTTCCCTGGGGGCGGGGAACGACGTTGAAGGGTGCGTAGACCTCCTCCCACAGTTCCAGGCCACCGCCGCTGTAGAACCATGAGTTGATCCCCTGGGCGTTCAAGCCGAATGGAACGGCGCTGAACCACTGTGCCTCCGGCACCTTGCCCGCCCAGTAGTAAGCTGCCCCGCTGCCCACCTCCGCTGAGCCCTCGGACACGGCGTCGAAAACTCCGAGGCCCGGAACCAGTTCGCCCGCAGCGAACACCTTGATCTTGATCCGGCCTCCGGTAACCTCCTCTACCCGTTGTGCGAACCGAACCGCACCGGTCTGCAGGACAGGAAGGTTCGGCGGCCAGGTGGTCACCATCTTCCACTCGTAGGTCTTTTCAACAGTGGCGGCCTTCTGCTCCTGCTGCTTGGGCGCGCACCCGGCGGCCACCGCGGCGGCCGCAACAGCAACTTTCCCCGATTTCTTTAAAAAATCTCTTCTATCCATTGAACGCCCCATCCTTCCTGAAAAAGGTTTTCGCCGGAAAGGGATCAACATACGGCCGTTGATCGCCTCTGCAACTCGCCGAACCCGCCTGGAACAAGTCTATAAAAAAGGTTTCTCCGAAAGCAAGGTTTTTCCGTTACGGACCGTAAACGATTGTCGGCAGCCATGTCACGAGTCTCGGGCAGGAAGCCACGATCAGGAGCCCGAGGAGCTGGACAAGGACAAAGGGGATGATCCCCCGGTAGATATCGCCGGTTTTTATCTCCGGCGGCGTCACCGCCTTCAGATAGAAAAGTGAGAACCCGAAGGGTGGGGTGAGGAAGGAGGTCTGCAGGTTGACTGCCAGCATGATGCAGAACCAGGCCGGTTCGAAACCGAAATCGATCATGATGGGAGCCAGCACTGGAACGTGGATGAAAGTGATCTCGATAAAATCGAGAAAGAACCCGATGATGAAGATCAGGCCCATGACGATGGACAGGACAAACCATCTGCCGTGGGTCTCGGCGATACCGCCCAGGAAGCCGCGCACCAGGTCGTCGCCCCCCAGGCCCCGGAAAACGAGGCCGAAAGCTGCCGCGCCGACAAGAATAATGAAGACCATGCAGGTCAACTGCATGGTCGCGTGCATGACATCGTGAAGCATGGTCCGGTTGAATTTGCGGTTCATAACGGTCAGTAACGTCGCGCCAACCGCTCCTACAGCCGCGGCCTCGGTGGGGGAAGCGACACCGGCAAAAATGGACCCCAGGACGGCGACCATGAGAAACAGGGTCGGGAGCAGGGCCCGGACGACCTTGTTGAACATGATCCCGGGAGTCAGGGCTGCCAGTTCCTCCGCAGGCACCGCGGGAGCCCACTGGGGCTTGAGTTTTGCGATAATGAGGATGTAGAGGATGTACAACCCCACCAGCACCAGTCCCGGCAGGACTGCGCCCATGAACAGGTCCCCGACAGGGACACCCACGATGTCGCCGATGAGGACCAGGACGATACTGGGCGGAATGATCTGCCCCAGCGTACCGGAAGCGGCCACGGTGCCCGTGGCCAGTTCCTTCTGGTATCCGCGCTTGAGCATGGTCGGCACAGCCAGGAGGCCCATGGTGACCACGGTGGCGCCCACGATCCCCGTGGACGCGCCCAGGAGGGCGCCGACGATAATGACCGAGACCGCCAGTCCGCCCCTCAGCCTGCCGAACAGAAGGCCCATCGTGTCGAGCAGTTCTTCCGCAAGGCCCGAACGCTCCAGCATGACCCCCATGAAAACGAAGAGGGGAACGGCCAGCAGGGTGACGTTGGTCATCACGCCCCAGATGCGCAGGGGCAGGAGGTTGAAAAAAGGCCAGCCGAACCCGACAAGGCCGAAGGCCAGGGCGGTGCCCATCAGGGTGAAGGTGACCGGGAAACCGGCCATGAGCAGGATGGTCAGCGCAAGGAACATCCATCCGGCAAGGTATTCCACTACAGCCTCTTTTCCGTATCAAGGTCTTTATTCAGGATGTGGAAGAAACTCCGGATGCCCAGTGCCAGGCCCTGGATAAGGACCAGGACGAAACCGGCCGGGATGCACGATTTCAGGATGAAACGGAAAGGGATGCCACCCGGGTCCGGTGAGCCCTCGAGCATGGCGAAGGAGGTTGCCGCGAACTTCACGGAAGTGGCGATGATCATGATGCAGCCCGGAATGAGGAACAGGATCACGCCGATCAGGTTGATCCAGGCCCGGCCCCTGTGCCCGAAACGCTGGTAGAAGATGTCCACCCGGACGTGCCCGTCCTTGAGCAGGGTGGCCCCGGCACCCATGAGGAAGATGAAGGCGAAAAGGTGCCACTCCATCTCCTGGGTAAAGACGTAGCTGGTGTTGAAGAGGTAGCGCATGACCACGTCGACAAAGACGACGACGACGACAAGGGCCGTTGCCCAGGCAACGACACGGCCCACCCACTCGTTGATGGAATCGATGAAGCGGCAAAGCTTCCGGAAAAAAACGGGCATCAGTTCTCCGGGGAAACACCCGCCCCGATCAAAGACCTAGTGCAGGGAAGGGACCAGTTGTCAGCTGTTCGAAGATACGCTACGGTAAATGACCCGCTTTAACATGTCAAACGGTGTGAAGGGTGCCCGGATCCGATCCGGTAACGTGAACCACGCCTGATCCCTGCTGTTTTTAAAGGTGAATTGGGGCACCGCGACCATTTTTTCATCAACACCGCGGGATAAAACGCAGAGGTTGCATTGCAGGAGCTCCAACCGATGACCCCAGCTGAACGCAGCGTCATACTCAACACCAGTTACGGCCATTTCCTGAGCCATTTCAACATGCTTGTGTTCCCCGCTGTCGTGCTGCCCCTTTCGGTACGGCTCGGGATACCCCTGGCCGAGACCCTGCAGATCTCCCTGTGGATGTACATGCTCCTGGGCCTGACCGCCCTGCCCTGGGGATGGGCCGCTGACCGCTGGGGGGCGATCCGGCTCATGAGGATTTACTACATGGGAGCCGGGCTGAGCGGGCTGGCGGCGGCCTGGTGGATCGATGAACCCCTGGCCCTGACCCTGGCACTGGCCGGCATCGGCTTTTTTTCCGGGATCTACCATCCCGCGGGCCTTGGCCTCATCTCCAAGACGATCCGGCGGCTCAGTTTCGCCCTGGGGATCAACGGCATGTTCGGCAACCTTGGCATGGCCCTGGCTCCCCTCCTGGCCGGGCTGGTCAACTGGATGTGGAGCCCCCGGGCCGTATACATCATGCTCGGAAGTTTAAACCTCGTCGGTGTCCTGCTCGTCAGGAAAGTGGAGGGATCGGAAAGTGAGACGAATGGCAACGGAGAGGAACAGCGCACAGGCTGGCGCCTGGCCTTCGCGGTTCTCCTGGTTGCCATGATGCTGGGAGGTGTCGCATACCGGGGTTCGACCGTCATCATCCCGGCCTATTTCGAGCTGAAGCTGCAGGCGATATTCCAGTTGCTGTCCGGCCTTCTCGGAGGCGGAGTCTCACGCAACCTTGTGGCCACCATGATCACCTCCATCATATTTCTCGTCGGTATGCTGGGAATGTATACCGGCGGAAGGGCGGCGGAGAAGTACGACCCACGCTACTGCTACCTGGTCTTTCACGCGATCACGGTCCCCGCGGCTGTCCTGATCGCCTACCTGTCCGAAACCACCCTCATCGTCATGGTGTTCATCTACTTCTTCTTCCTCCTGGGAATGCAGCCGGTGGAGAACACCCTGTTGGCCAACATGACCCCGAGGCGCTTTCATCACACAGCCTTTGGCGCCAAGTTCATCCTGACTTTCGGGGTGGGGGCGCTGGCGGTGAGGATGATCGGTGCCATCGAGAAGGGTTACGGGATCGAGCCTGTATTTCTGGCCCTGGCGGGGTTTTCGGCATTGCTGGTGCTGACGGTACTCGTGCTCATCGGGGTAACAGGATCGCGCAGCGCCTGATCCTGCTTAATCCCAGATCTCAGACTTCAGTTCCCCAGACCTTTTGGCCATACGGCCATAGCTCATCGCCTTGCGCGACGAAACAACCCCTACGCAGTAAGAATAAAGCAGCAGGCTCACCATCATCCAGGGATCGTAGGGAGGTTGACCACCGACCGTACCGTCATAAGACGCGTTGATCCTGTCAAGACATTTAATTCCGATGTTAACTATACGGAATTAAATGTGTTTTCATGTAAACAATATAGCATCTTCCGACAAACTTTTGCCAGGAGCCTGACTCAATCCGTCGGAGTTCGTAAGAGATAAGTCGGGTATCATACTTATTACAAAGCGGGGTGGTTCTCCGACAGGCTCCTTGTCTTCCCCTATTTTACAATGATCTCCTCGAGGGAGCGTTTCGGCACATGGTGCACGCCCTCTTCGTCCCGCCAGTATTTCATGTCGCCATCGGCGCCGACGGGATCCATTCTCACATCTTCCACGGGTTTCCCCAGGGCGAGGACCAGGAGGATTTTCAGGTGGCTCGGGACTTTCAGCGCCTTGAGGAGGAGGTCGCGGTCAATGTTATCCATCATGACCCCCCCGAGACCTCTTTCGGCAGCCCCCAGGAGAATGGTCTGTGCCGCGATACCGTGATCGCACAGTTCAGCGGTGCTGATAACCGTATCCCGAAGAATGACGATATAGGCCGCAGGTCTTTCCCCTTTTCCAGGCCCGGGCCAGTCCTTGAGATAACCAGCCCAGGCGAGATGGGGGAAGATGAGATCGTTCGTCTCAGGTTTGAAAGAGAGGATGTATTTCAGCGGCTGAAGGTTGGCTCTGGACGGCGCCATCCTTGCCAGATCCACCAGCTCCCTGAGAAGATCCTCCCCGATCTTACGGCTCTCATCGAACCGGCGGTAACTGCGATTTCTTTCAACAAGTTCCCTGAGCATTGCTGCCTCCCTTATCTCTCGACCCGCTGACCGGTACGAACCCCCAGCACCAGGAGCACATGGGGTCGGCGATATAGATGAAGTGGTCGTCATGCATGGATCAACCTTTCCACGGTTTCATCCGTTGGCAACCGTTTAAATCACCAGCGGGAGAGAAGTTGTTTGACATGTGGGTGGATGGGGTAAAAATTCCGAGCAGGCCGGGGGACGGTTTTCATTTCCGGTGTGGTGGATGGCGCAGAAAGGTTTGCCGTCTACAAGGTTGACCAGCAGGAAAGGACATATCCTCAACCTGATCCCCTTGTGAAACCAGCAGCTGAAACTGGAGCCGGGGTCTGCCCCGTCATCCTGGTTGTAGAACATGGCAACGGGAAGCTCCATTTCCAACCATCTCCTGTAGGTCGATGATGAGACCGATCCCGGGCGTCTGTGGGCGCAGCACGAACCGCAACGCGTACAGGTTCCTTCATATTCGCCAATCGTCCGTGAGGAGAGGCTCCATAGATCCACCAACTCACCAAGCTGCCGATAGGCATCCAGAAGGGAGATCAACGGTTCGTCGGGAGAATCCCCATGGCGGTCTTTAACATGGTTCCAAGGAATGAGATCCCATTGGAGGATATCCTGCAGATATCCGGGGACCTGCTCGGGCAACCTGTAAAAATCATCCAAACCACGACCCCCTGCACCTGATATATTATTATCCTAACAGAGGTCGAATTAATAATAAACACGATCAAATAGCGTGCAGTGCTCAAAAATACAAGGCACATGCTTTGCTCTTCGTTCTGGGTTCCCACTCCTGGCCCCTGATCCCGGCCTCGCTTTTTCCTTTGAAAAAGTGCCCGCGCCCCTTAACATGGGAAAATAGATGCCTTAAAGGGAGGCGTCGGCCACCGCCAACCCCACAACAACTCCATGGATAAACGCCAGGAAAGCGACAACTTCCTTCGACGGCTGATCATGAACCAGAACGTTTTTCTTCTGGTGATCGCCATTTTTATCGGAGTCCTGGGAGGTTACGGCGCCCTTCTTTTCCGCTACGCTATCCGGATCGTTCAGTACGGATTCTACCAGGACACCAGGGACGCCCTTGAATTCCTTCCCGGCCTGCCCTTTTACCTGAAGTTCCTTCTTCCCGCTCTGGGGGGGCTCATCGTAGGACCCCTGGTGTACTTCGGAGCAAGGGAAGCCAAGGGTCACGGGGTGCCGGAGGTAATGGAGGCCGTTGCGCTCCGCGGTGGACAGATACGGCCGAGGGTGGCCGCTGTCAAGATCCTGGCTTCCGCGATCTCCATCGGTTCCGGCGGCTCGGTGGGACGGGAAGGCCCCATTGTGCAGATCGGCTCATCCATAGGGTCGACCATTTCCCAGCTTCTCAGGGTCTCATCCCTGAGACAGCGCACCTTCGTCGGATGCGGCGCCGCCGCCGGCATCGCCGCCACCTTCAACGCGCCCATTGCCGGAGCGCTGTTCGCCGCGGAGGTCATCCTGGGGGATTTCGGCTTTGCCACCTTCTCCCCCGTGGTGCTCTCTTCCGTCACCGCCACGGTCATCTCCCGCCACTACTTTGGAGACTTTCCAGCCTTCGTCATCCCGACTTACGAAGTGATCTCCCTGTGGGAGTTTTTCTTTTACCCCCTGTTGGGCGTGGTCGCCGGTTTCGTGGCCGTGCTGTTTACGACCACCCTTTATAAGTTAGAGGACCGTTTCGACGAGCTCAAGGCCCCCGAGTACCTCAAGCCAGCCGTTGGCGGGCTCATCCTGGGCTGCCTGCTCCTCGTCTGGCCCCACGTCTTCGGCGTCGGCTATGGAGCCATCAACCTTTCCCTGACGAACCAGCTGTCCGTCTGGCTTCTCCTGAGCCTGATCTTCGTGAAGATCATGGCCACATCCATTACCATCGGGAGCGGCGGTTCGGGGGGGGTGTTCGCCCCTTCCCTTTTCATCGGGGCCATGACGGGCGGTCTCTTCGGCTGGTGTGTGCATAACCTCTTCCCCGGCATAACCGCCGATCCCGGAGCTTACGCCCTGGTGGCCATGGGCGCTCTGGTCGCCGGCACGACCCACGCGCCCATCACAGCGATCCTCATCATCTTCGAGATGACCGCCACTTACAAGATCATCCTGCCCCTAATGTTTGCCTGCATCATCAGCACGATTATCGCCACATCGTTAAAAAGCGGCTCAATTTACACGATCAAGCTTGCCCGCCGGGGAATCGAGCTTTCACAGGGGTGGGAACAGGGGACACTCCGCACCATCAAAGTCCAGGACATCATGCGCCACCGGGTGGTGACCGTTTACGAGGGAACCCCCCTCGGCCAGGTTATCGACAT
Protein-coding sequences here:
- a CDS encoding MFS transporter, with protein sequence MNTFVSKGDGRDYLLIATATFMVFLSHSTNAYLSVILRDIGVGETGIGVILSSPLLPILVGMFLSGHLMERYGPLRVVRAGFFLILLAHLSLQLTIGDFAGVYLSKSFHGFGYGIYMPAGMVYVKGKLRPDRMVAPFGIYSSMIVLPNIVGPWLMETVYGRTGLEGLFLLTAIPAALGGMVSWLPRPGAMPPKGVSHQGYVNFLRAPGLRKLYLAIFIVGMIWGVVPTLMALHLKSSAITMVYYFTPFTAALFAGRFIIIPLLARFPRKLLVAGGLILMGASHLSVVLFRTPQTAILGGTVLGIGYSFEYPTLSVWISERFAPEDRGKPVALLNMVFHTGIFITPLIGGWVTDRFSLGAYLIFLVALAFTTAGGMAFLRNDRLQGG
- a CDS encoding TRAP transporter substrate-binding protein codes for the protein MDRRDFLKKSGKVAVAAAAVAAGCAPKQQEQKAATVEKTYEWKMVTTWPPNLPVLQTGAVRFAQRVEEVTGGRIKIKVFAAGELVPGLGVFDAVSEGSAEVGSGAAYYWAGKVPEAQWFSAVPFGLNAQGINSWFYSGGGLELWEEVYAPFNVVPRPQGNTGVQMGGWFRKEMNTIEDFKGLKMRIPGLGGKVIAKAGGTVVLLAGGEIFTSLERGVIDATEWVGPMHDLRMGFYKAAKYYYYPGWHEPGTCLEVIFNKTVYDSLPKDLQVALDMVAAETNMWSLSEFEAGNGTALQELISQHNVNLVRFPEPLLDDLRKLAKETLEEEADKNAMSRKVHEAFKKFKEQVGVWGSVSENAYYNVIADKFKLKL
- a CDS encoding TRAP transporter large permease subunit; the encoded protein is MFLALTILLMAGFPVTFTLMGTALAFGLVGFGWPFFNLLPLRIWGVMTNVTLLAVPLFVFMGVMLERSGLAEELLDTMGLLFGRLRGGLAVSVIIVGALLGASTGIVGATVVTMGLLAVPTMLKRGYQKELATGTVAASGTLGQIIPPSIVLVLIGDIVGVPVGDLFMGAVLPGLVLVGLYILYILIIAKLKPQWAPAVPAEELAALTPGIMFNKVVRALLPTLFLMVAVLGSIFAGVASPTEAAAVGAVGATLLTVMNRKFNRTMLHDVMHATMQLTCMVFIILVGAAAFGLVFRGLGGDDLVRGFLGGIAETHGRWFVLSIVMGLIFIIGFFLDFIEITFIHVPVLAPIMIDFGFEPAWFCIMLAVNLQTSFLTPPFGFSLFYLKAVTPPEIKTGDIYRGIIPFVLVQLLGLLIVASCPRLVTWLPTIVYGP
- a CDS encoding TRAP transporter small permease subunit; the protein is MPVFFRKLCRFIDSINEWVGRVVAWATALVVVVVFVDVVMRYLFNTSYVFTQEMEWHLFAFIFLMGAGATLLKDGHVRVDIFYQRFGHRGRAWINLIGVILFLIPGCIMIIATSVKFAATSFAMLEGSPDPGGIPFRFILKSCIPAGFVLVLIQGLALGIRSFFHILNKDLDTEKRL
- a CDS encoding MFS transporter is translated as MTPAERSVILNTSYGHFLSHFNMLVFPAVVLPLSVRLGIPLAETLQISLWMYMLLGLTALPWGWAADRWGAIRLMRIYYMGAGLSGLAAAWWIDEPLALTLALAGIGFFSGIYHPAGLGLISKTIRRLSFALGINGMFGNLGMALAPLLAGLVNWMWSPRAVYIMLGSLNLVGVLLVRKVEGSESETNGNGEEQRTGWRLAFAVLLVAMMLGGVAYRGSTVIIPAYFELKLQAIFQLLSGLLGGGVSRNLVATMITSIIFLVGMLGMYTGGRAAEKYDPRYCYLVFHAITVPAAVLIAYLSETTLIVMVFIYFFFLLGMQPVENTLLANMTPRRFHHTAFGAKFILTFGVGALAVRMIGAIEKGYGIEPVFLALAGFSALLVLTVLVLIGVTGSRSA
- a CDS encoding transposase; amino-acid sequence: MNASYDGTVGGQPPYDPWMMVSLLLYSYCVGVVSSRKAMSYGRMAKRSGELKSEIWD
- a CDS encoding nitroreductase family protein, translating into MLRELVERNRSYRRFDESRKIGEDLLRELVDLARMAPSRANLQPLKYILSFKPETNDLIFPHLAWAGYLKDWPGPGKGERPAAYIVILRDTVISTAELCDHGIAAQTILLGAAERGLGGVMMDNIDRDLLLKALKVPSHLKILLVLALGKPVEDVRMDPVGADGDMKYWRDEEGVHHVPKRSLEEIIVK
- a CDS encoding chloride channel protein — protein: MDKRQESDNFLRRLIMNQNVFLLVIAIFIGVLGGYGALLFRYAIRIVQYGFYQDTRDALEFLPGLPFYLKFLLPALGGLIVGPLVYFGAREAKGHGVPEVMEAVALRGGQIRPRVAAVKILASAISIGSGGSVGREGPIVQIGSSIGSTISQLLRVSSLRQRTFVGCGAAAGIAATFNAPIAGALFAAEVILGDFGFATFSPVVLSSVTATVISRHYFGDFPAFVIPTYEVISLWEFFFYPLLGVVAGFVAVLFTTTLYKLEDRFDELKAPEYLKPAVGGLILGCLLLVWPHVFGVGYGAINLSLTNQLSVWLLLSLIFVKIMATSITIGSGGSGGVFAPSLFIGAMTGGLFGWCVHNLFPGITADPGAYALVAMGALVAGTTHAPITAILIIFEMTATYKIILPLMFACIISTIIATSLKSGSIYTIKLARRGIELSQGWEQGTLRTIKVQDIMRHRVVTVYEGTPLGQVIDILKARDVSYLHVVNSDEELTGIISFRDIRSALQEEVLSNLVIAQDVATKKEIVTITPSDSILLALQEMGSRGISQLPVVQEDNQKKVIGTVSQRDVMSAYDRAILNREVEGV